The DNA window TCACCCGCGGGTCCGGGAAGTGACGTGCCCATTCACGGGAGAGCCCCTGCTCGCCGTCGGCGCACTCCGGCCCGACTTGACGGTGCTGCACGTGCAGCGGTGCGACCGTCACGGGAACGCGCATCTCTGGGGCAACCTCGGTATCTCCCTCGATGCGGCGCGGGCGGCCGGGACCGTGTTGCTGACGTGCGAGGAAGTCGTGGCGGACGAGGTCATTACGAGCGACCCGAACCGGACCCTCGTGCCCGGGTTTCTGGTGAGCGCAATCGCCGCCGTGCCCTACGGCTCGCATCCGTCGCCGACGCAGGGGTACGTCAACCGGGACGACCGATTCTACGACGAGTATCATGCGGAGACGCGGACGCGCGAGGGGTTCCTGGCCTGGCTCGACCGGATGGTGCTCACGTCCGGCGGCCACGCGGGATACCTCCGCCGTCTCGGAGATGCCAGGGTCGCGGGACTGCATCCGCGCACCGCGCGGCTGGCGGTCCCCGTCAACTACGGATTCTAAATGAGGAGGACGCCGTGCTCGTGGGTGGGGTAACGCGGCGGCAGGTCATGGTGGCCGCGGCGGCCCGCGAGATCCGCGATGGGGAAGTGGTGTTCGTCGGGATGCGTCTCCCCCTGCTCGGGTTTGCCCTGGCCCGGGCGCTGCATGCCCCGCGTGCCGTCGGCCTGTTCGAGAACGGGGTCATCCGCGATACGCCTCCGTCCGCCCCCATCATCACGATGGGAGATCCGCCGAACATCGCGGGTGCTTTGGCCTGCACGACCCTCGTGGACGTGATGAGCCATTTGCAGTGGGGTCGAGTCGACGTGGGGTTTCTGGGGGGGGCCGAGGTGGACCGGTACGGCAACCTCAACACCACCTGGGCGGTCGAGGGGGAGCGGCGCATTCGCCTGCCCGGGAGCGGGGGCGCGGCCGACATCGCGGCGCTGTCGCACCGCACGGTGATTGTGATGCACCACGAGCGCCGCCGGTTCCCCGAACGAGTGCGGTATCTCACCTCGCCGGGATACGGGACCGGTCCGGCGTGGCGGGAGACCGTGGGGCTGCGGCGCGGCGGACCGTCGCGCGTGATCAGCAGCCTGGGGATCTTTGGCTTCGATCCCGCCTCCCGTGAGATGATGCTCGAGTCCGTGCATCCCGGCGTGACCGTGGAGGAGGTCAGGAGCCAGACGGGCTGGGCGGTGCGGGTGAGGCCGGATCTCGGGGTGACCCCGGAGCCGTCAAGAGATGAACTCGACGCGCTCCGGCAATTCGATCCTGATGGGTTGTGGACAGGATGATGAGATGATGATGGGAGGGACACAAGGATGCGTGAAGTGACGACGTACAAGAACTACATCGCCGGGGAATGGCGTGAGTCGTCCGGCGGCCAGTTCGAAGTGAAGAGCCCCGGGGACGGATCGTCCGTCTACCGGGCGCAGCGCTCGACCACGGATGACATCCGGGCCGCCATCGCCGCGGCCCGGGAGGCGTTCGAGACGACCGAGTGGCGGGACGATCCGAACGCGCGCACCGCGGCGCTGTTCAAATTCTCCGAGGCGGTGCGCGCCCGTCACGAGGAACTGGCGCACCTGCTCACGCGCGAGAGCGGCAAGCCCTACCCGATCAGCCGGGGCGAAGCGCTCAGGCTGGCAGAGACGACGAGCTACTTCGCCGGCCTGGCCCGGTGGATCTTCGGGCGGTCCCAGATCCCGCAGCCGAACAGCATCAGCCTGATCATGCGCGAGCCCGTCGGGGTGGTAGGAATCATCGTGCCCTGGAACGCCCCGCTCGCGCTCCTGGCGCGGGCGATTGCTCCGGCGCTCGCGGCGGGAAACGCGGTGGTCGTGAAACCCGCCTCGTACACGGCCGGCTCGACCGTCGAGCTCGGCAAAATCCTCGAGGGGATCCCGGAATTTCCCAAGGGGATCGTGAACATCGTCACCGGCCCCGGCGATCCGGTCGGTGCCGAACTGGCGCGGCACCACGATGTCGACATGGTGGCCTTTACCGGCGACACCTCGACGGGGCGCGAAGTGATGCGGCTCGCCGCCGGCAACCTCAAGAAAGTGTCGCTCGAGCTGGGCGGCAAGTCACCGACGATCGTCTTCGCCGACGCCAACATGGACCGGGCGATCCGCGGCGCGCTCAATGCCGCCTCGTTCTACAACGCCGGACAGATCTGCATCGCCGGGACGCGCGTGCTGGTCGAGACCGGCGTC is part of the bacterium genome and encodes:
- a CDS encoding CoA-transferase; the encoded protein is MRVDKLMPLDEAVARSVRDGMVIAIGTGLESCIPFAAGHEIIRQGRRNLTLVGPISDILFDQLIGAGCVSNVAAAWVGNVGAGTAYNFRRAIEEGIPQELAIEDHSNLTIALAVSAAAQGVPYLPTRTALGTDIVRDHPRVREVTCPFTGEPLLAVGALRPDLTVLHVQRCDRHGNAHLWGNLGISLDAARAAGTVLLTCEEVVADEVITSDPNRTLVPGFLVSAIAAVPYGSHPSPTQGYVNRDDRFYDEYHAETRTREGFLAWLDRMVLTSGGHAGYLRRLGDARVAGLHPRTARLAVPVNYGF
- a CDS encoding CoA-transferase, encoding MLVGGVTRRQVMVAAAAREIRDGEVVFVGMRLPLLGFALARALHAPRAVGLFENGVIRDTPPSAPIITMGDPPNIAGALACTTLVDVMSHLQWGRVDVGFLGGAEVDRYGNLNTTWAVEGERRIRLPGSGGAADIAALSHRTVIVMHHERRRFPERVRYLTSPGYGTGPAWRETVGLRRGGPSRVISSLGIFGFDPASREMMLESVHPGVTVEEVRSQTGWAVRVRPDLGVTPEPSRDELDALRQFDPDGLWTG
- a CDS encoding aldehyde dehydrogenase family protein, with the protein product MREVTTYKNYIAGEWRESSGGQFEVKSPGDGSSVYRAQRSTTDDIRAAIAAAREAFETTEWRDDPNARTAALFKFSEAVRARHEELAHLLTRESGKPYPISRGEALRLAETTSYFAGLARWIFGRSQIPQPNSISLIMREPVGVVGIIVPWNAPLALLARAIAPALAAGNAVVVKPASYTAGSTVELGKILEGIPEFPKGIVNIVTGPGDPVGAELARHHDVDMVAFTGDTSTGREVMRLAAGNLKKVSLELGGKSPTIVFADANMDRAIRGALNAASFYNAGQICIAGTRVLVETGVHDAFVERVKEMVPKMKVGPGWEKGVEVGPVISESQLEKVTGYIEQGKREAVLVTGGHRLTEGALGKGYFIAPTVFDQMKPDGKIAQEEIFGPVMGITTFADLDEAIKIANNTVYGLVAAVWTRDINKAMKIATRVRAGSVWVNTFGKMFQSTEMGGFKQSGLGRQYGLEGLFEYTELKHVNIQLEK